A portion of the Saimiri boliviensis isolate mSaiBol1 chromosome 1, mSaiBol1.pri, whole genome shotgun sequence genome contains these proteins:
- the LOC101041923 gene encoding chymotrypsinogen B2, producing MAFLWLLSCFALAGAAFGCGVPAIQPVLSGLSRIVNGEDAVPGSWPWQVSLQDKTGFHFCGGSLISEDWVVTAAHCGVRTSDVVVAGEFDQGSDEEDIQVLKIAKVFKNPKFSMLTVRNDITLLKLATPAQFSETVSAVCLPSADDDFPAGTLCATTGWGKTKYNANKTPEKLQQAALPLVSNADCKKFWGSKITDVMVCAGASGVSSCMGDSGGPLVCQKDGAWTLVGIVSWGSGTCSTTTPAVYARVTKLLPWVQEILAAN from the exons ATGGCTTTCCTCTGGCTCCTCTCCTGCTTCGCCCTTGCGGGGGCCGCCTTTG GCTGCGGGGTCCCTGCCATCCAACCAGTGCTCAGCGGCCTGTCCAGGATCGTCAATGGGGAGGACGCTGTCCCAGGCTCCTGGCCCTGGCAGGTGTCCCTGCAG gacaAAACCGGCTTCCACTTCTGCGGCGGCTCCCTCATCAGCGAGGACTGGGTGGTCACCGCTGCCCACTGTGGGGTCAG AACCTCTGATGTGGTCGTGGCCGGGGAGTTTGACCAGGGCTCTGACGAGGAGGACATCCAGGTCCTGAAGATTGCCAAG gtcTTCAAGAACCCCAAGTTCAGCATGCTGACCGTGCGCAATGACATCACCCTGCTGAAGCTGGCCACGCCCGCCCAATTCTCTGAGACAGTGTCAGCTGTGTGCCTGCCCAGCGCCGACGATGACTTCCCCGCAGGGACCCTGTGTGCCACCACCGGCTGGGGCAAGACCAAGTACAACG CCAACAAGACCCCTGAGAAGCTGCAGCAGGCAGCCCTGCCCCTTGTGTCCAACGCCGACTGCAAGAAGTTCTGGGGCAGCAAGATCACCGACGTGATGGTCTGCGCCGGGGCCAGTGGCGTCTCCTCCTGCATG GGCGACTCCGGCGGCCCCCTGGTCTGCCAGAAGGATGGAGCCTGGACCCTGGTGGGCATTGTGTCCTGGGGCAGCGGCACCTGCTCCACTACCACGCCTGCTGTGTACGCCCGCGTCACCAAGCTCCTGCCCTGGGTGCAGGAGATCCTGGCCGCCAACTGA